In Streptomyces sp. NBC_00306, a single genomic region encodes these proteins:
- the hutU gene encoding urocanate hydratase, with translation MSGPLPPVPHHRPQPRPSGPPSTPVRAPRGTELSALGWQQEAALRMLQNNLDPEVAEHPDKLVVYGGTGKAARDWRSYDAMVRTLRTLKQDETMLVQSGRPVGVMQTHEWAPRVLIANSNLVGDWANWEEFRRLESLGLTMYGQMTAGSWIYIGTQGILQGTYETFAAVAAKKFGGTLAGTITLTAGLGGMGGAQPLAVTMNDGVAICIDVDPRAIDRRIEHRYLDVRADSLEHALQLATEARDARRPLSIGLLGNAAELLPRMLAEGAPVDIVTDQTSAHDPLAYLPLGVDFDDMASYAAEKPADFTQRARESMARHVEAMVGFMDAGAEVFDYGNSIRGEAQLAGYDRAFDFPGFVPAYIRPLFCEGKGPFRWAALSGEASDIHKTDKAMLELFPENESLHRWIKMAGERVHFQGLPARICWLGYGERDRAGERFNDMVASGELAAPLAIGRDHLDCGSVASPYRETEAMLDGSDAIADWPLLNAMVNVASGASWVSIHHGGGVGMGRSIHAGQVSVADGTKLAGEKIRRVLTNDPGMGVIRHVDAGYDIAESVADDKGVRVPMREEA, from the coding sequence ATGTCAGGACCCCTCCCACCCGTCCCCCACCACCGCCCTCAGCCGAGGCCCTCCGGGCCGCCCTCCACTCCGGTACGGGCACCGCGCGGTACGGAACTGAGCGCCCTGGGATGGCAGCAGGAAGCCGCCCTCCGCATGCTGCAGAACAACCTCGACCCCGAGGTCGCCGAGCACCCCGACAAGCTCGTCGTCTACGGCGGCACCGGCAAGGCCGCCCGCGACTGGCGCTCCTACGACGCCATGGTGCGCACGCTGCGGACGCTCAAGCAGGACGAGACGATGCTCGTCCAGTCCGGCCGCCCCGTCGGCGTCATGCAGACGCACGAGTGGGCCCCGCGTGTGCTCATCGCCAACTCCAACCTGGTCGGCGACTGGGCGAACTGGGAGGAGTTCCGGCGCCTGGAGTCCCTCGGCCTCACGATGTACGGCCAGATGACGGCCGGCTCCTGGATCTACATCGGCACCCAGGGCATCCTCCAGGGCACGTACGAGACCTTCGCCGCGGTCGCGGCCAAGAAGTTCGGCGGCACCCTCGCCGGGACGATCACCCTCACCGCCGGCCTCGGCGGCATGGGCGGCGCCCAGCCGCTCGCCGTGACCATGAACGACGGCGTCGCGATCTGCATCGACGTCGACCCGCGCGCCATCGACCGCCGTATCGAGCACCGCTACCTGGACGTGCGCGCCGACTCCCTGGAGCACGCGCTCCAGCTGGCGACCGAGGCGCGGGACGCCCGCCGCCCGCTCTCCATCGGCCTCCTCGGCAACGCGGCGGAGCTGCTGCCGCGGATGCTCGCCGAGGGCGCGCCCGTCGACATCGTGACCGACCAGACCTCGGCGCACGACCCGCTGGCGTACCTGCCGCTCGGCGTCGACTTCGACGACATGGCCTCCTACGCCGCCGAGAAGCCCGCCGACTTCACCCAGCGCGCCCGGGAGTCCATGGCCCGGCACGTCGAGGCGATGGTCGGTTTCATGGACGCCGGTGCCGAGGTCTTCGACTACGGCAACTCCATCCGCGGTGAGGCCCAACTGGCCGGTTACGACCGGGCGTTCGACTTCCCCGGCTTCGTGCCCGCCTACATCCGGCCGCTGTTCTGCGAGGGCAAGGGTCCCTTCCGCTGGGCGGCCCTGTCCGGCGAGGCCTCGGACATCCACAAGACCGACAAGGCGATGCTCGAGCTCTTCCCCGAGAACGAGTCGCTGCACCGCTGGATCAAGATGGCCGGCGAGCGGGTCCACTTCCAGGGCCTCCCGGCCCGTATCTGCTGGCTCGGCTACGGCGAGCGGGACCGCGCCGGCGAGCGGTTCAACGACATGGTGGCGAGCGGCGAGCTGGCCGCCCCCCTCGCGATCGGCCGCGACCACCTGGACTGCGGCTCGGTGGCGTCCCCGTACCGCGAGACCGAGGCCATGCTCGACGGCTCGGACGCCATCGCGGACTGGCCGCTGCTGAACGCGATGGTCAACGTCGCCTCCGGTGCGTCCTGGGTCTCCATCCACCACGGCGGCGGTGTCGGCATGGGCCGCTCCATCCACGCCGGCCAGGTCTCGGTGGCCGACGGCACCAAGCTCGCGGGCGAGAAGATCCGCCGCGTGCTGACGAACGACCCGGGCATGGGCGTCATCCGGCACGTCGACGCGGGCTACGACATCGCCGAGTCCGTCGCCGACGACAAGGGCGTCCGCGTCCCGATGCGGGAGGAGGCGTGA